From Pseudomonas asiatica, the proteins below share one genomic window:
- a CDS encoding Tex family protein — protein MDSINSRIAEELGVRPQQVEAAVGLLDEGSTVPFIARYRKEVTGSLDDTQLRHLEERLRYLRELDERRASILASIEEQGKLTPELAREIKLADTKTRLEDLYLPYKQKRRTKGQIALEAGLGELADGLFNNPDLAPESEAARFVNADKGVADVKAALEGAKYILMERFAEDAALLDKLRSFLKQESVLSARVVPGKEEEGAKFRDYFAHDELLRNAPSHRALAIFRGRNEGVLSASLKVGEELPGTLHPCELMIGNHVGIENRNRPADKWLGEVVRWTWKVKLYTHLETDLFGELRDNAEGEAINVFAHNLHDLLLAAPAGPRATLGFDPGLRTGCKIAVVDATGKLLDHTTVYPHAPKNDWDRTISIMAALCAKHSVELIAIGNGTASRESDKLVAELVKKYPALKITKIMVSEAGASVYSASELAAREFPDLDVSIRGAVSIARRLQDPLAELVKIDPKSIGVGQYQHDVSQLKLARGLDAVVEDCVNAVGVDVNTASVALLTRISGLNATLAQNIVAHRDANGPFATRAALKKVSRLGEKTFEQAAGFLRVMNGDNPLDASAVHPEAYPLVQRIAADTGRDIRSLIGDSSFLKRLDPKKFTDETFGLPTVTDILQELDKPGRDPRPEFKTATFQDGVEDLKDLEPGMILEGVVTNVTNFGAFVDIGVHQDGLVHISALSEKFIKDPREAVKAGDVVKVKVMEVDIPRKRVGLSMRMSDTPGEKVDGNRGGNRGNGGNRQQQAPRQRETATAAPANNAMAALFANAKQLKKK, from the coding sequence ATGGACAGCATCAACAGCCGTATCGCCGAGGAACTGGGCGTACGCCCCCAGCAGGTCGAGGCGGCCGTGGGCCTGTTGGACGAAGGCTCGACCGTGCCCTTCATCGCCCGCTACCGCAAGGAAGTGACCGGTAGCCTGGACGACACCCAGCTGCGCCATCTGGAAGAGCGCCTGCGCTACCTGCGCGAACTCGACGAGCGCCGTGCCAGCATCCTGGCCAGCATCGAGGAGCAGGGCAAGCTGACCCCGGAACTGGCCCGCGAGATCAAGCTGGCCGATACCAAGACCCGCCTCGAAGACCTGTACCTGCCGTACAAGCAGAAGCGCCGCACCAAGGGCCAGATCGCCCTGGAAGCCGGCCTCGGCGAGCTGGCCGACGGCCTGTTCAACAACCCAGACCTTGCCCCGGAAAGCGAAGCCGCACGCTTCGTCAACGCCGACAAGGGCGTGGCCGACGTCAAGGCCGCGCTGGAAGGCGCCAAGTACATCCTCATGGAGCGCTTCGCCGAAGACGCCGCCCTGCTCGACAAGCTGCGCAGCTTCCTCAAGCAGGAGTCGGTGCTCAGCGCCCGCGTCGTGCCTGGCAAGGAAGAGGAAGGCGCCAAGTTCCGTGACTACTTCGCCCATGACGAACTGCTGCGCAACGCGCCGTCGCACCGCGCCCTGGCAATTTTCCGCGGGCGTAACGAAGGCGTGCTGAGCGCCTCGCTGAAAGTCGGCGAAGAACTGCCCGGCACCCTGCACCCGTGCGAACTGATGATCGGCAACCACGTCGGCATCGAGAACCGCAACCGCCCGGCCGACAAGTGGCTGGGCGAAGTGGTGCGCTGGACCTGGAAGGTCAAGCTCTACACCCACCTGGAAACCGACCTGTTCGGCGAGCTGCGCGACAACGCCGAAGGCGAGGCGATCAATGTGTTCGCCCACAACCTGCACGACCTGCTGCTGGCCGCCCCGGCCGGCCCGCGCGCCACCCTGGGCTTCGACCCGGGCCTGCGTACCGGCTGCAAGATCGCCGTGGTCGATGCCACAGGCAAGTTGCTGGACCACACCACGGTCTACCCGCACGCGCCGAAGAACGACTGGGACCGCACCATTTCGATCATGGCTGCACTATGCGCCAAGCACTCGGTGGAGCTGATCGCCATCGGTAACGGCACCGCCAGCCGCGAAAGCGACAAGCTGGTGGCGGAGCTGGTCAAGAAGTACCCAGCGCTGAAGATCACCAAGATCATGGTTTCCGAGGCCGGCGCTTCGGTGTACTCCGCATCGGAACTGGCCGCCCGCGAATTCCCGGACCTGGACGTGTCGATCCGTGGCGCCGTGTCGATTGCCCGCCGCCTGCAGGACCCGCTGGCCGAGCTGGTGAAGATCGACCCGAAATCCATCGGTGTCGGCCAGTACCAGCATGACGTGTCTCAACTGAAACTGGCGCGCGGCCTGGACGCCGTGGTCGAGGACTGCGTGAACGCCGTGGGCGTGGACGTCAACACCGCCTCGGTGGCCCTGCTGACGCGCATCTCCGGCCTTAACGCTACCCTGGCGCAGAACATCGTCGCCCATCGCGATGCCAACGGCCCGTTCGCCACTCGCGCGGCACTGAAAAAGGTCAGCCGCCTGGGTGAGAAAACCTTCGAACAAGCCGCCGGCTTCCTGCGTGTGATGAACGGCGACAACCCGCTGGATGCCTCCGCGGTGCACCCCGAGGCCTACCCGCTGGTGCAACGGATTGCCGCCGATACCGGCCGTGACATCCGCTCGCTGATCGGTGACAGCAGCTTCCTCAAGCGCCTGGACCCGAAGAAATTTACCGATGAAACCTTCGGCCTGCCGACCGTCACCGACATCCTGCAAGAACTGGACAAGCCTGGCCGCGACCCACGCCCCGAGTTCAAGACCGCCACCTTCCAGGACGGCGTCGAAGACCTCAAGGACCTGGAACCGGGCATGATCCTCGAAGGCGTGGTGACCAACGTCACCAACTTCGGTGCCTTCGTCGACATCGGCGTGCACCAGGACGGCCTGGTGCACATTTCGGCGCTGTCCGAGAAGTTCATCAAGGACCCGCGTGAAGCGGTCAAGGCCGGCGACGTGGTCAAGGTCAAGGTCATGGAAGTGGACATCCCGCGCAAGCGTGTCGGCCTGTCCATGCGCATGAGCGACACCCCTGGCGAGAAGGTCGATGGCAACCGCGGCGGTAACCGTGGCAATGGCGGCAACCGCCAGCAGCAGGCGCCGCGCCAGCGCGAAACCGCCACCGCAGCACCGGCCAACAACGCCATGGCAGCCCTGTTCGCCAACGCCAAGCAGCTGAAGAAGAAGTGA
- a CDS encoding PaaI family thioesterase, protein MDVPREYVESAFSQLLGCRLQRLETGVAEVALALEPHLRNRGQKLHGGAIFSLVDIAMGLACSASHGFDQQSVTIECKINYMRAVSDGEVLCTARVLHAGRRTLVVDADVVQGDKLVAKAQGTFAVL, encoded by the coding sequence ATGGACGTTCCACGCGAATACGTCGAAAGCGCCTTCAGCCAGCTCCTCGGCTGCCGCCTGCAACGCCTGGAGACAGGTGTTGCCGAGGTAGCCCTGGCGCTCGAGCCACACTTGCGCAACCGTGGCCAGAAGCTGCACGGCGGGGCGATCTTCAGCCTGGTGGACATCGCCATGGGCCTGGCCTGCTCGGCCAGCCATGGTTTTGACCAGCAAAGCGTCACCATCGAGTGCAAGATCAACTACATGCGCGCCGTCAGTGACGGCGAGGTGCTGTGCACCGCCCGCGTGCTGCACGCCGGGCGGCGTACCCTGGTGGTCGACGCCGACGTAGTTCAGGGCGACAAGCTGGTGGCGAAAGCGCAAGGAACCTTCGCGGTTCTCTAG
- the ssuB gene encoding aliphatic sulfonates ABC transporter ATP-binding protein yields the protein MTVLKEQPPRLLRGIPLASSGLRKTFGQREVLKGIELHIPAGQFVAIVGRSGCGKSTLLRLLAGLDQPTAGQLLAGAAPLEQAREETRLMFQDARLLPWKKVIDNVGLGLSGDWRPRALEALESVGLADRANEWPAALSGGQKQRVALARALIHQPRLLLLDEPLGALDALTRIEMQQLIERLWRQHGFTVLLVTHDVSEAVAVADRVILIEDGEVGLDLTVDLARPRARGSHRLAALESEVLNRVLSAPGAAPEPDPVAPLPTQLRWAH from the coding sequence ATGACCGTACTCAAGGAACAGCCGCCACGCCTGCTGCGTGGCATCCCGCTGGCTTCCAGCGGCCTGCGCAAGACCTTTGGCCAGCGCGAAGTGCTGAAGGGGATCGAGCTGCATATTCCTGCCGGCCAGTTCGTCGCGATCGTCGGCCGTAGTGGCTGCGGCAAGAGCACCTTGCTGCGCCTGCTGGCCGGTCTCGACCAGCCCACTGCAGGCCAGTTGCTGGCCGGTGCCGCGCCGCTGGAACAGGCCCGCGAAGAAACCCGCCTGATGTTCCAGGACGCGCGCCTGCTGCCATGGAAGAAGGTGATCGACAACGTTGGCCTGGGCCTGTCTGGCGACTGGCGCCCGCGTGCGCTGGAAGCGTTGGAGTCCGTTGGCCTGGCCGATCGCGCCAATGAATGGCCGGCGGCTCTGTCGGGTGGCCAGAAGCAGCGTGTGGCCCTGGCCCGGGCGCTGATTCACCAGCCGCGCCTGCTGCTGCTGGACGAGCCGCTCGGTGCACTGGATGCATTGACCCGTATCGAGATGCAGCAACTGATCGAACGCCTGTGGCGTCAGCACGGCTTCACCGTGTTGCTGGTTACCCACGATGTCAGCGAGGCAGTCGCCGTGGCTGACCGGGTGATCCTGATCGAGGACGGCGAAGTCGGGCTCGACCTCACTGTCGACCTGGCACGGCCTCGGGCGCGTGGTTCGCACCGCCTGGCCGCGCTGGAAAGCGAAGTGCTCAACCGTGTTCTGTCGGCCCCGGGCGCTGCGCCCGAGCCGGATCCTGTAGCCCCTTTGCCCACGCAACTGCGTTGGGCGCACTGA
- a CDS encoding TOBE domain-containing protein gives MTIKAINVRNQFKGTVKEILEGPVLSEIDVQTASGIVTSVITTRSVRELELQVGSEVIAFVKSTEVSIAKL, from the coding sequence ATGACCATCAAAGCCATCAACGTTCGCAACCAGTTCAAAGGCACCGTGAAGGAAATCCTGGAAGGTCCGGTACTGTCGGAAATCGACGTGCAGACTGCCTCGGGCATCGTCACTTCGGTCATCACCACCCGCTCCGTGCGTGAGCTGGAGCTGCAGGTGGGCAGTGAAGTGATTGCCTTCGTGAAATCGACTGAAGTGTCCATCGCCAAGCTGTGA
- a CDS encoding TetR/AcrR family transcriptional regulator, which produces MTRTATPRKPRASSQARIEAILAAARELLAELGVASLSIYSVAERAQIPPSSVYHFFASVPALLEALTADVHRAFREALSAPIDSSAFNTWHELSRLIEQRMLNIYNEDAAARQLILAQHGLSEVVQADRQHDMELGDLMHKLFDQHFHLPEMPVDVDVFALAMELSDRVYARSVQLHEAITPRMAEEGKRVFEAYLGLYLPPFLAKR; this is translated from the coding sequence ATGACCCGCACTGCCACCCCGCGCAAGCCGCGCGCCAGCAGCCAGGCCAGGATCGAGGCGATCCTGGCTGCTGCACGCGAGTTGCTGGCCGAGCTGGGGGTGGCGAGCCTGTCGATCTACAGCGTGGCCGAGCGCGCACAGATACCACCGTCGTCGGTGTACCACTTCTTCGCCAGCGTGCCGGCGCTGCTGGAGGCGTTGACGGCCGATGTGCACCGGGCCTTTCGGGAAGCGCTGAGCGCGCCGATCGACAGCAGTGCGTTCAACACCTGGCACGAGCTGTCACGGCTGATCGAGCAGCGGATGCTGAATATCTATAACGAGGACGCGGCGGCGCGGCAGCTGATCCTGGCCCAGCATGGCCTGAGCGAAGTGGTGCAGGCCGACCGGCAGCACGACATGGAACTGGGCGACTTGATGCACAAGTTGTTCGACCAGCATTTTCATCTGCCCGAGATGCCGGTGGATGTGGACGTGTTTGCCCTGGCCATGGAATTGAGTGACCGGGTGTATGCGCGGTCGGTGCAGCTGCATGAGGCGATCACCCCGCGCATGGCCGAGGAAGGCAAGCGAGTGTTCGAGGCGTATCTGGGGTTGTATCTGCCGCCATTTCTGGCCAAGCGTTAA
- the ssuC gene encoding aliphatic sulfonate ABC transporter permease SsuC, whose product MSRATSNNLGQRLAPWALPVLLLAAWQLAVSAGWLSTRILPAPSAVVSAGVELVRSGEIWTHLAISGWRAGLGFVIGGSIGLVLGFITGLSNWGERLLDSSVQMIRNVPHLALIPLVILWFGIDESAKIFLVALGTLFPIYLNTYHGIRNVDPALVEMARSYGLSGFSLFRQVILPGALPSILVGVRFALGFMWLTLIVAETISANAGIGYLAMNAREFLQTDVVVLAIVLYAVLGKLADLAARGLERVWLRWHPAYQVARREGA is encoded by the coding sequence ATGAGTCGTGCAACTTCCAACAACCTTGGCCAGCGCCTGGCGCCATGGGCGCTGCCGGTACTGCTGCTGGCTGCCTGGCAACTGGCGGTCAGCGCCGGCTGGCTGTCGACGCGCATCCTGCCCGCGCCCAGCGCCGTGGTCAGCGCCGGCGTCGAGCTGGTGCGCAGCGGCGAGATCTGGACCCACCTGGCCATCAGTGGCTGGCGTGCCGGGCTGGGCTTCGTCATCGGTGGCAGCATCGGCCTGGTGCTGGGCTTCATCACCGGCCTGTCGAACTGGGGCGAACGCCTGCTCGACAGCTCGGTGCAGATGATCCGCAACGTGCCGCACCTGGCGCTGATCCCGCTGGTGATCCTGTGGTTCGGTATCGACGAGTCGGCAAAGATCTTCCTGGTGGCGCTGGGCACGCTGTTCCCGATCTACCTGAACACCTATCACGGCATCCGCAACGTCGACCCGGCGCTGGTGGAAATGGCGCGCAGCTATGGCTTGTCCGGCTTCAGCCTGTTCCGCCAGGTGATCCTGCCCGGGGCATTGCCTTCGATCCTGGTAGGCGTGCGCTTTGCCCTGGGCTTCATGTGGCTGACCCTGATCGTTGCCGAAACCATTTCGGCCAATGCCGGCATCGGTTACCTGGCGATGAACGCCCGTGAGTTCCTGCAGACCGACGTGGTAGTGCTGGCCATCGTCCTGTATGCCGTGCTCGGCAAGCTTGCCGACCTCGCAGCCCGGGGCCTGGAGCGTGTTTGGCTGCGCTGGCACCCGGCCTATCAAGTGGCCAGGAGGGAGGGCGCATGA
- the ompR gene encoding osmolarity response regulator transcription factor OmpR: MTGTPNTAEGDKILIVDDDPGLSSLLERFFTSKGYRARAVPNTEQMDRLLQREVFNLVVLDLMLPGEDGLSACKRLRQQNNQIPIIMLTAKGDELSRIKGLELGADDYLGKPFNPDELMARVKAVLRRQAPSVPGAPGSEDESVTFGDYELSLATRELKRGDEVHMLTTGEFAVLKALVMHAREPLTRDKLMNLARGREWDALERSIDVQISRLRRMIEPDPSKPRYIQTVWGVGYVFVPDGNAGK, translated from the coding sequence ATGACCGGCACGCCAAACACCGCTGAAGGTGACAAGATTCTCATCGTCGACGACGACCCGGGGCTGAGCAGCCTGCTGGAACGTTTCTTCACCAGCAAGGGCTACCGTGCCCGCGCGGTGCCCAACACCGAGCAGATGGACCGCCTGCTGCAGCGTGAGGTGTTCAACCTGGTGGTTCTCGACCTGATGCTGCCCGGCGAGGATGGCCTGTCGGCGTGCAAGCGCCTGCGCCAGCAGAACAACCAGATCCCGATCATCATGCTCACCGCCAAGGGCGACGAGCTCAGCCGTATCAAGGGCCTGGAGCTGGGCGCTGACGACTATCTGGGCAAGCCGTTCAACCCCGACGAGCTGATGGCCCGGGTCAAGGCCGTGCTGCGCCGCCAGGCACCGAGCGTGCCGGGTGCGCCGGGTAGCGAAGACGAGTCGGTCACCTTCGGCGACTACGAGCTGTCGCTGGCCACCCGCGAACTCAAGCGTGGCGACGAAGTGCACATGCTCACTACCGGCGAGTTCGCCGTGCTCAAGGCGCTGGTGATGCACGCGCGCGAGCCGCTGACCCGCGACAAGCTGATGAACCTGGCGCGTGGCCGTGAATGGGATGCGCTGGAACGCTCCATCGACGTGCAGATCTCGCGTCTGCGCCGCATGATCGAGCCGGACCCGTCCAAGCCGCGTTATATCCAGACCGTGTGGGGCGTGGGCTACGTGTTCGTGCCGGACGGAAACGCCGGTAAATGA
- the gshA gene encoding glutamate--cysteine ligase, translating into MSDLLNRRLSLLGANLPLLKQCLHGIERECLRVTDEGRLAQTPHPQALGSALTNEQITTDYSESLLEFITPALPDPAKVLESLEETHRFVYSKLGDEYLWSPSMPCTLPAEEDIPIAEYGSSNIGKLKHVYRKGLALRYGRTMQCIAGIHYNFSLPEALWPLLRAAEGGSESDRDYQSSAYIALIRNFRRYSWLLMYLFGASPALDKGFLRGRPHQLEELDAETLYLPYATSLRMSDLGYQSNAQAGLTPCYNNLASYTDSLRKAVGTPYPPYVEVGTHVDGEWVQLNTNILQIENEYYSNIRPKRVTYTGERPIQALTSRGVQYVEVRCLDINPFLPVGIDLTEARFLDAFLLFCALEDSPQLDNGECGQCTNNFLTVVKEGRRPGLELRRNGQPIGLKTWASELIERIRPLADLLDQAQGGAEHGNALDAQQAKVDDASLTPSAQVLARMTEHNESFVKFALRQSRIHAETFREQPLPVERQQAFETLARDSLAEQSRLEQQEVGDFDLFVGAYQASILAISN; encoded by the coding sequence TTGAGCGACCTCCTCAACCGCCGCCTGAGCCTGCTCGGCGCCAATCTTCCCCTGCTCAAGCAGTGCCTGCACGGTATTGAGCGCGAATGTCTGCGCGTGACCGACGAAGGTCGCCTGGCCCAGACCCCGCATCCGCAAGCCCTGGGATCGGCGCTGACCAACGAGCAGATCACCACCGATTATTCCGAGTCGCTGCTGGAGTTCATCACCCCGGCCCTTCCCGACCCGGCCAAGGTGCTGGAAAGCCTCGAAGAGACCCACCGTTTCGTCTACAGCAAGCTGGGCGACGAATATCTGTGGAGCCCGTCGATGCCCTGCACGCTGCCAGCCGAGGAGGACATCCCGATCGCCGAGTACGGCAGCTCGAACATCGGTAAGCTCAAGCATGTCTACCGCAAGGGCCTGGCCCTGCGCTACGGCCGCACCATGCAGTGCATCGCCGGTATCCATTACAACTTCTCGCTGCCCGAAGCGCTGTGGCCGTTGCTGCGCGCCGCAGAAGGCGGCAGCGAGAGCGACCGCGACTACCAGTCGTCGGCCTATATCGCGCTGATCCGTAATTTCCGCCGCTACAGCTGGCTGCTGATGTACCTGTTCGGCGCCTCGCCGGCCCTGGACAAAGGCTTCCTGCGTGGCCGCCCGCACCAGCTCGAAGAGCTGGACGCCGAAACCCTGTACCTGCCCTACGCCACCAGCCTGCGCATGAGCGACCTTGGCTACCAGAGCAACGCCCAGGCCGGCCTCACGCCGTGCTACAACAACCTGGCCAGCTACACCGACAGCCTGCGCAAGGCGGTGGGCACGCCCTACCCGCCTTACGTCGAAGTCGGCACGCACGTGGATGGCGAGTGGGTACAGCTGAACACCAACATCCTGCAGATCGAAAACGAGTACTACTCGAACATTCGCCCCAAGCGCGTCACCTACACCGGCGAGCGGCCGATCCAGGCCCTGACCTCGCGCGGCGTGCAGTACGTGGAAGTGCGTTGCCTGGACATCAACCCGTTCCTGCCGGTGGGCATCGACCTGACCGAGGCGCGCTTCCTCGACGCGTTCCTGCTGTTCTGCGCGCTGGAAGACAGCCCGCAACTGGACAACGGCGAATGCGGCCAGTGCACCAACAACTTCCTGACAGTGGTCAAGGAAGGCCGACGCCCGGGCCTGGAACTGCGCCGCAATGGCCAGCCGATCGGCCTGAAGACCTGGGCCAGCGAGCTGATCGAGCGAATCCGGCCACTGGCCGATCTGCTCGACCAGGCGCAAGGCGGTGCAGAGCACGGCAATGCCCTGGATGCCCAGCAGGCCAAGGTCGACGACGCCTCGCTGACCCCGTCGGCCCAAGTGCTGGCGCGCATGACCGAGCATAACGAAAGCTTCGTCAAGTTCGCCCTGCGCCAGAGTCGTATTCACGCCGAAACCTTCCGCGAGCAGCCACTGCCGGTCGAACGCCAGCAGGCCTTCGAAACCCTCGCCCGCGACTCGCTGGCCGAGCAGTCGCGCCTGGAACAGCAGGAAGTCGGCGACTTCGACCTGTTCGTCGGCGCCTACCAGGCCAGCATCCTGGCGATCAGCAACTGA